In Xanthomonas sp. SI, the following are encoded in one genomic region:
- a CDS encoding TonB-dependent receptor, whose amino-acid sequence MQSRTERRKTPVTLLAFSISLALQAGVVHAQDVPAQDPAPATGSTEPATQLDTVTVTGYRASVEKALDLKRGETGMVDAIVAEDIADFPDLNLAESLQRIPGVVITRDAGEGRSISVRGLGPDFTRVRVNGMEALTTVGGSDQSGGSNRSRGFDFNVFASDLFTQLVVRKTASADVEEGSLGATVDLKTARPFDYDGFTLALNGQAGYNDMADKADPRVAGLIANTWADGTFGALLSVAYSERQILEEGSNSGRWANGPSNGNFSATSPFAAARGANVFHPRFPRYTLMEHEQKRTGVTGSLQWKPSKDTQFSLDGLYSKIDAKRTEKYIEAISFSRGASQGGKPQTIVKDGYIDPKTGALLYGQFDDVDIRSEQRYDEWNTVFKQLTLNGEHKFSDSFKIDGQIGTSSSKHENPIQTTIIMDKLNVDGYSYDYRGNSRSPVFNYGVDPTDGSGWTLAEIRLRPQYVENTFDTGSLNFEWTLSPGFSLRGGVLAKDYSFKTKELRRASEVSVPAFAGGTRIVPVNMTELATLGGVSGSPGSWVVPDLNAVGNALDIYSGTGTFALAERAVNSRSVEEKDRGAWLMGQFGFDIGSVPVNGNLGVRYVKTKQESTGYATVGTGVVQTTVNREYNDTLPSLNLVAELSPDFLVRFGAAKVMSRPGLGSLTPGVTVNVSGGARTVSGGNPDLEPIRAKTADLGFEWYFQDGAMLGAAVFYKDIESFVQTTRVTQPYSASGLPASLLDGTGASVNDDFVFSVPLNTPGGDLKGVELNYTQPFAFLPGKWSNLGVQLNYTYVDSKIQYLTATGAASLETDLTGLSKNSYNGTLFYQGEQLSARVSYTHRDEYLTQVPATETGFDVHGMTAVNTVDASISWKIDDHLELSLEGINLTNEPSDEWVGSTSQLPLQYSETGRQYLLGVRYKF is encoded by the coding sequence ATGCAATCTCGTACCGAACGCCGGAAGACACCGGTTACCTTGCTCGCATTCTCGATCAGTCTGGCCCTGCAGGCCGGCGTGGTCCACGCCCAGGACGTTCCCGCGCAGGATCCTGCGCCCGCCACCGGCTCCACTGAACCGGCCACCCAGCTCGACACGGTCACCGTCACCGGCTACCGCGCCAGCGTGGAGAAGGCGCTGGACCTCAAGCGCGGCGAGACCGGCATGGTCGACGCCATCGTGGCCGAGGACATCGCCGACTTCCCCGACCTCAACCTGGCCGAATCGCTGCAGCGCATCCCCGGCGTGGTCATCACCCGCGATGCCGGCGAAGGCCGCAGCATCTCGGTGCGCGGCCTGGGTCCGGATTTCACCCGCGTGCGGGTCAACGGCATGGAAGCGCTGACCACGGTCGGCGGCTCCGACCAGTCCGGCGGCTCCAACCGCAGCCGCGGCTTCGACTTCAACGTGTTCGCCTCGGACCTGTTCACCCAGCTGGTAGTGCGCAAGACCGCCTCGGCCGACGTCGAGGAAGGCTCGCTCGGCGCCACCGTGGACCTGAAGACCGCGCGCCCGTTCGATTACGACGGCTTCACCCTGGCCCTCAACGGCCAGGCCGGCTACAACGACATGGCCGACAAGGCCGACCCGCGCGTGGCCGGACTGATCGCCAACACCTGGGCCGACGGCACCTTCGGCGCACTGCTGTCGGTGGCGTACTCGGAGCGGCAGATCCTGGAAGAAGGCAGCAACAGCGGGCGCTGGGCCAACGGCCCGAGCAACGGCAACTTCAGCGCCACCTCGCCGTTCGCCGCCGCGCGCGGTGCCAACGTATTCCACCCGCGTTTCCCGCGCTACACGCTGATGGAGCACGAGCAGAAGCGCACCGGCGTGACCGGCTCGCTGCAGTGGAAGCCGAGCAAGGACACCCAGTTCTCGCTGGACGGCCTGTACTCCAAGATCGACGCCAAGCGCACCGAGAAGTACATCGAGGCGATCTCCTTCAGCCGTGGCGCCTCGCAGGGCGGCAAGCCGCAGACCATCGTCAAGGATGGCTACATCGACCCGAAGACCGGCGCGCTGCTGTACGGCCAGTTCGACGACGTGGACATCCGCTCCGAGCAGCGCTACGACGAGTGGAACACCGTCTTCAAGCAGCTCACCCTCAACGGCGAGCACAAGTTCAGCGACTCGTTCAAGATCGACGGCCAGATCGGTACCTCCAGCTCCAAGCACGAGAACCCGATCCAGACCACGATCATCATGGACAAGCTCAACGTCGATGGTTACTCGTACGACTACCGCGGCAACAGCCGTTCGCCGGTCTTCAACTACGGCGTCGATCCCACCGACGGCAGCGGCTGGACCCTGGCGGAAATCCGCCTGCGTCCGCAGTACGTCGAGAACACCTTCGACACCGGCAGCCTGAACTTCGAGTGGACCCTGAGCCCGGGCTTCAGCCTGCGCGGCGGCGTGCTGGCCAAGGACTACTCGTTCAAGACCAAGGAACTGCGCCGCGCCTCGGAAGTGTCGGTCCCGGCCTTCGCCGGCGGCACCCGCATCGTGCCGGTCAACATGACCGAGCTGGCGACCCTCGGCGGCGTCAGCGGCAGCCCGGGCAGCTGGGTGGTGCCGGATCTCAATGCGGTGGGCAATGCGCTGGACATCTACAGCGGCACCGGCACCTTCGCCCTGGCCGAGCGCGCGGTGAACTCGCGCAGCGTCGAAGAGAAGGACCGCGGCGCCTGGTTGATGGGCCAGTTCGGCTTCGACATCGGCTCGGTACCGGTCAACGGCAACCTCGGCGTGCGTTACGTCAAGACCAAGCAGGAATCCACCGGCTATGCCACGGTCGGTACCGGAGTGGTGCAGACCACGGTCAACCGCGAATACAACGACACGCTGCCGTCGCTGAACCTGGTCGCCGAACTCTCGCCGGACTTCCTGGTGCGCTTCGGCGCGGCCAAGGTGATGTCGCGTCCGGGTCTGGGCAGCCTGACCCCGGGCGTCACCGTCAATGTGTCCGGCGGCGCGCGCACCGTCAGCGGCGGCAATCCGGATCTGGAACCGATCCGCGCCAAGACCGCCGACCTCGGCTTCGAGTGGTACTTCCAGGACGGCGCGATGCTGGGTGCGGCGGTGTTCTACAAGGACATCGAGAGCTTCGTGCAGACCACCCGCGTGACCCAGCCTTACTCGGCCAGCGGCCTGCCGGCCAGCCTGCTCGACGGCACCGGCGCCAGCGTCAACGACGACTTCGTGTTCAGCGTGCCGCTCAATACCCCCGGCGGCGACCTGAAGGGCGTCGAGCTCAACTACACCCAGCCCTTCGCGTTCCTGCCGGGCAAGTGGAGCAACCTCGGCGTGCAGTTGAACTACACCTACGTCGATTCGAAGATCCAGTACCTGACGGCGACCGGTGCGGCCTCGCTGGAAACCGACCTGACCGGCCTGTCGAAGAACTCGTACAACGGCACCCTGTTCTACCAGGGCGAACAGCTCAGCGCGCGGGTGTCCTACACCCACCGCGACGAGTACCTGACCCAGGTGCCGGCTACCGAAACCGGCTTCGACGTGCACGGCATGACCGCGGTCAACACGGTGGACGCCTCGATCAGCTGGAAGATCGACGACCACCTGGAGCTGAGCCTGGAAGGCATCAACCTGACCAACGAACCGTCCGACGAATGGGTCGGCTCCACCTCGCAGCTGCCGTTGCAGTACAGCGAGACTGGCCGCCAGTACCTGCTGGGCGTGCGCTACAAGTTCTGA
- a CDS encoding LamG-like jellyroll fold domain-containing protein: MLSCLALPAFAAPAPATTAPELLFRVSADQGFDADIAKGDPKPNFRDKVALVPTGVKGNAIEWADDGVLAWNAPGNLYTQRGTLSFFWRSRYPVGEAPFVIFRVGYADHSSWDMAWLRIDWNGHGFDAFVTDANLARTRVSFTLDRNPTASAWTHLAFAWDETRGVRLYVDGKEAARADCAQACADGGSLDFDAALDQLGLAGRVMAPHQVQSRYNFLRGSDFDEIRVYDRMLDAAGAAALARQQEPRSAEPPRADAARNAWLHRFGWDHGHAPPALDTPSTRIRKVEFADAKDLKQWMWKATDGIAETTWPGVYNRSRLPGRNDYFQLPDWNVYVEGGKALDLTLPDEPFNRIELRGAAYGQASYAATGATPAPLFQRSQGTVRSVDQFERRRGGHLRFTNTAQETPIQEIWAYDVSAGAPPSDPSATLSYTVRSDIAPDYANLATLRGYIAGRYPPAERSTVVALPSKAPARKRSDEKSAAPPLPIVHVLIPSSLGDAPPDQPLMRSWSYGWENMHDGLDGIAIDLPALDLPATHDGLIPLNIRIKDPIWPARDMLDVSVSVKPGQARTLWLDLRDRILSNDSLMLSIASAAPGFDARALDGAQLRLLFKPRDQAKAEHIADRFNQVKDNWGFLVEEHTTSKRQLLYARLGADISDLLRVDPDNALGREYWNDISYGNQGALPVDLPTPPKGVPAWAFWQLEDLKATRRYIRWWIDERQVAYGDFGGGISDDSDLTQQWPGVALMGVDPDKLNASLTALSDANYRNGMFTDGLSTIETDELHSYEEGININSAMLYLNWGDPLTVERLMRTVKAFDTIIQVNPQGHLLFASNWFGGRKVYREPNWQWQKPYSFPVLHPAMLLGGYNADPNSRRIVTGLADGYLAHAYTNAKGQWALPNEINWTTGKTRGGELFEGSGGADTLHTFWAAYRWTGDARYLKPIDYRVANAGPAGLSLLNENFLDVLGKRDSWGADLAKVAAKPDAVPDFAHHAAWEASGETAWLEALYRAETRDKLQSFYMNTEGHWWSDRVESPTVNLQRARLGGVALKRNQTYPGHTVSWRFADPEGAVQVALLLPKPRQDRFTVIGYNTGGKAQQAQMTGWNVAAGQWRMRSGLDRDGDGHIDGKAATREFALEKSGAVGVEFPSGKTVVMEFELIAPAALPVEQRPDLGIGRGDVRVSADAIEVTVHSLGHADAPAGFVVLEDARGRELARAPFPALEAPRDLEPRTANVRLAVPGGASTKGGRLRVVSEDEVDEVTQRNNAVALP, from the coding sequence ATGCTGTCCTGCCTGGCACTCCCGGCCTTCGCCGCCCCCGCCCCCGCCACCACCGCACCCGAACTCCTGTTCCGCGTCTCCGCCGACCAAGGCTTCGACGCCGACATCGCCAAAGGCGACCCCAAACCCAACTTCCGCGACAAGGTCGCCCTCGTCCCCACCGGCGTAAAGGGCAACGCCATCGAATGGGCCGACGACGGCGTCCTCGCCTGGAACGCGCCCGGCAACCTCTACACCCAACGCGGCACCCTCTCTTTCTTCTGGCGCTCGCGCTATCCCGTGGGCGAAGCCCCGTTCGTGATCTTCCGCGTCGGCTACGCCGATCACAGCAGCTGGGACATGGCCTGGCTGCGCATCGACTGGAACGGCCACGGCTTCGACGCCTTCGTCACCGACGCCAACCTGGCGCGCACCCGCGTGTCGTTCACCCTCGACAGGAACCCCACCGCCAGCGCCTGGACCCACCTCGCCTTCGCCTGGGACGAAACCCGCGGCGTACGCCTGTACGTGGACGGCAAGGAAGCCGCACGCGCCGACTGCGCGCAGGCGTGCGCCGACGGCGGCTCGCTCGACTTCGACGCTGCGCTCGACCAGCTCGGCCTGGCCGGGCGGGTGATGGCCCCGCACCAGGTGCAGAGCCGCTACAACTTCCTGCGCGGCAGCGACTTCGACGAGATCCGCGTCTACGACCGCATGCTCGACGCCGCCGGCGCCGCGGCCCTGGCCCGCCAGCAGGAACCGCGCAGCGCCGAACCGCCGCGCGCCGACGCAGCGCGCAACGCCTGGCTGCATCGTTTCGGTTGGGATCATGGCCACGCACCACCCGCACTGGACACACCATCCACGCGCATCCGCAAGGTCGAATTCGCTGACGCCAAGGACCTCAAGCAGTGGATGTGGAAGGCCACCGACGGCATCGCCGAGACCACCTGGCCCGGCGTCTACAACCGCTCGCGCCTGCCCGGCCGTAACGACTACTTCCAATTGCCGGACTGGAACGTCTACGTCGAAGGCGGCAAGGCGCTGGACCTCACCCTGCCCGACGAACCGTTCAACCGCATCGAACTGCGCGGCGCCGCCTACGGCCAGGCCAGCTACGCCGCCACCGGCGCAACGCCCGCGCCGCTGTTCCAGCGCAGCCAAGGCACCGTGCGTAGCGTCGACCAGTTCGAACGCCGCCGTGGCGGCCACCTGCGCTTCACCAACACCGCGCAGGAAACCCCGATCCAGGAAATCTGGGCCTACGACGTCAGCGCCGGCGCACCGCCGTCCGACCCCAGCGCCACCCTCAGCTACACCGTGCGCAGCGACATCGCGCCGGACTACGCCAACCTCGCCACGCTGCGCGGCTACATCGCCGGCCGCTACCCGCCGGCCGAACGCAGCACCGTGGTCGCGCTGCCGAGCAAGGCGCCGGCCCGCAAGCGCAGCGACGAAAAATCCGCCGCGCCGCCGCTGCCGATCGTGCACGTGCTGATCCCCTCCAGCCTCGGCGACGCCCCGCCGGACCAACCGCTGATGCGCAGCTGGTCCTACGGCTGGGAAAACATGCACGACGGCCTGGACGGCATCGCCATCGACCTGCCGGCGCTGGACCTGCCGGCCACCCACGACGGCCTGATCCCGCTCAACATCCGCATCAAGGACCCGATCTGGCCGGCGCGCGACATGCTCGACGTGTCGGTGTCGGTGAAGCCGGGCCAGGCGCGCACGCTGTGGCTGGACCTGCGCGACCGCATCCTGAGCAACGACAGCCTGATGCTCAGCATCGCCTCCGCCGCGCCCGGTTTCGACGCGCGCGCGCTGGACGGCGCGCAGCTGCGCCTGCTGTTCAAGCCGCGCGACCAGGCCAAGGCCGAACACATCGCCGACCGCTTCAACCAGGTCAAGGACAACTGGGGCTTCCTGGTCGAGGAACACACCACCTCCAAGCGCCAGTTGCTGTACGCGCGCCTGGGTGCGGACATCAGCGACCTGCTGCGCGTGGACCCGGACAACGCACTCGGCCGCGAATACTGGAACGACATCAGCTACGGCAACCAGGGCGCGCTGCCGGTGGACCTGCCCACCCCGCCCAAAGGCGTGCCGGCCTGGGCGTTCTGGCAACTGGAAGACCTCAAGGCCACGCGCCGCTACATCCGCTGGTGGATCGACGAGCGGCAGGTGGCCTACGGCGATTTCGGCGGCGGCATCTCCGACGATTCCGACCTTACCCAGCAATGGCCGGGCGTCGCCCTGATGGGCGTGGACCCGGACAAGCTCAACGCCTCGCTCACCGCGCTGTCCGACGCCAACTACCGCAACGGCATGTTCACCGACGGCCTGTCCACCATCGAGACCGACGAACTGCATTCCTACGAGGAAGGCATCAACATCAACAGCGCCATGCTCTACCTCAACTGGGGCGACCCGCTGACGGTGGAACGCCTGATGCGTACGGTGAAGGCCTTCGACACCATCATCCAGGTCAACCCGCAAGGCCACCTGCTGTTCGCCAGCAACTGGTTCGGCGGGCGCAAGGTCTACCGCGAGCCGAACTGGCAGTGGCAGAAACCGTACTCGTTCCCGGTGCTGCACCCGGCCATGCTGCTGGGCGGCTACAACGCCGACCCCAACAGCCGCCGCATCGTCACCGGCCTGGCCGACGGCTACCTCGCCCACGCCTACACCAACGCCAAGGGCCAATGGGCGCTGCCCAACGAGATCAACTGGACCACCGGCAAGACCCGCGGCGGCGAACTGTTCGAAGGCAGCGGCGGCGCCGACACCCTGCACACCTTCTGGGCCGCCTACCGTTGGACCGGCGACGCGCGCTACCTCAAGCCCATCGACTACCGCGTCGCCAACGCCGGCCCGGCGGGCCTGTCGCTGCTCAACGAAAACTTCCTCGATGTACTTGGCAAGCGCGACAGCTGGGGCGCCGACCTGGCCAAGGTCGCCGCCAAACCAGATGCCGTCCCCGACTTTGCCCACCACGCCGCCTGGGAAGCCAGCGGCGAGACCGCCTGGCTGGAAGCCCTGTACCGCGCCGAGACCCGCGACAAACTGCAGAGCTTCTATATGAACACCGAAGGCCACTGGTGGAGCGACCGCGTCGAATCGCCCACCGTGAACCTGCAGCGCGCCCGCCTGGGCGGCGTGGCACTCAAGCGCAACCAGACCTACCCCGGCCATACCGTCAGCTGGCGCTTCGCCGACCCCGAAGGCGCCGTGCAGGTCGCCCTGCTGCTGCCCAAACCGCGCCAGGACCGCTTCACCGTCATTGGCTACAACACCGGCGGCAAGGCGCAGCAGGCGCAGATGACCGGCTGGAACGTCGCCGCCGGGCAATGGCGCATGCGCTCGGGCCTCGATCGCGATGGCGACGGACACATCGACGGCAAGGCCGCCACGCGCGAGTTCGCGTTAGAGAAGAGCGGCGCGGTGGGCGTGGAATTCCCGTCTGGCAAGACGGTGGTGATGGAGTTCGAACTCATCGCGCCTGCCGCGCTGCCGGTGGAGCAGCGGCCGGACCTGGGGATTGGGCGTGGCGACGTGCGGGTGAGTGCGGATGCCATCGAGGTCACTGTGCACAGCCTGGGCCATGCGGATGCGCCGGCGGGGTTCGTGGTGCTGGAGGATGCACGTGGCCGGGAATTGGCGCGGGCGCCGTTTCCTGCGTTGGAGGCGCCGCGGGATTTGGAGCCGAGGACTGCGAACGTGCGGTTGGCGGTGCCGGGGGGCGCCAGTACCAAGGGTGGCCGTTTGCGGGTCGTCAGCGAGGATGAGGTGGACGAGGTGACGCAGCGCAATAACGCGGTGGCCTTGCCCTGA
- a CDS encoding sce7726 family protein produces MRELQIKQVLAGHLAKQADTHQVSLIEELRLHGGEVRADLVLVEQMHCFEIKSEADSLARLINQGSRYGWVFDRVTLVMAPCHVAKAMELLPPWWGAMVVDSQTGTLQCLREAGLNVRHKASSLASILNREEALEVLRRGGQLKGWRSKSLYLIQQHIAQAFELDEIKEHIRDALLARAGSASALH; encoded by the coding sequence ATGAGAGAGCTTCAAATCAAACAGGTGCTGGCCGGTCACTTAGCTAAGCAGGCCGATACCCATCAGGTATCCCTGATTGAAGAGTTGCGCCTGCACGGTGGCGAGGTGCGGGCCGATCTTGTGCTGGTCGAGCAGATGCACTGCTTTGAGATCAAGAGTGAAGCAGACAGTTTGGCTCGCTTAATCAACCAAGGCTCCCGCTACGGTTGGGTGTTTGACCGAGTCACTTTAGTCATGGCTCCTTGCCATGTCGCAAAGGCGATGGAGCTTCTACCGCCTTGGTGGGGCGCGATGGTAGTCGATTCGCAGACTGGAACTCTACAGTGCCTGCGCGAAGCCGGCCTGAACGTGCGCCACAAGGCCTCCTCGCTAGCTTCCATCCTCAATAGGGAGGAGGCGCTGGAAGTTCTTCGCAGGGGTGGGCAGCTAAAGGGCTGGCGCAGCAAAAGTCTGTACTTGATCCAGCAACACATTGCACAAGCATTCGAGCTGGATGAAATAAAGGAGCACATCCGAGATGCACTGCTCGCACGTGCGGGCAGTGCATCAGCCCTGCACTAG
- a CDS encoding ImmA/IrrE family metallo-endopeptidase, whose translation MNKNTPRVTVKSAYDALDEAGFPKNFVSRLLPEWWDNALFKTSTGAIEFASILKQRLGLNVRFADSGELEVLALNRPARYKKRATTQETELRVCASLGMALGKLALFCMDPSGEPLSKDPSILGKQIRAGSGTKAITFPVLLDFCWGLGIPVVFLKDLPRGSKRVTGMALQIDGNPVIVLGYQSNQNARQLFVLAHELAHVCLGHVASTGALIDEGMDAITDAIEREMDRPADSEEHEADQFAIRLLRNGHARLPFEGHGPVSAAQLTNLAVTTGKHLGIDPGHIILSYAREHDDWMLANLALGYFPDQANAIELIKQRFMAHCDVGRLSDDNRTYLLNMQGF comes from the coding sequence ATGAACAAGAACACGCCAAGGGTGACGGTCAAGAGTGCCTATGACGCACTCGACGAGGCCGGGTTTCCCAAAAATTTTGTTTCCCGACTTCTGCCCGAGTGGTGGGACAACGCGCTTTTCAAGACGAGCACTGGAGCTATTGAGTTCGCCTCGATTCTCAAGCAGAGACTTGGTCTGAACGTACGTTTTGCAGATAGCGGTGAGCTGGAAGTGCTCGCCCTGAATCGCCCTGCCCGCTACAAAAAGCGCGCTACGACGCAGGAGACGGAGCTCCGGGTCTGCGCGAGCTTGGGCATGGCGCTGGGTAAGCTGGCTTTGTTCTGCATGGACCCGTCAGGCGAGCCCCTCTCCAAGGACCCCTCGATCCTTGGCAAGCAGATACGGGCTGGGAGCGGCACCAAAGCCATCACGTTCCCCGTCCTGTTGGACTTCTGCTGGGGTCTAGGTATCCCGGTTGTGTTCCTAAAAGACCTTCCCCGCGGAAGCAAGCGCGTCACCGGCATGGCGCTGCAGATCGACGGTAACCCGGTAATCGTGCTGGGGTATCAGTCCAACCAGAATGCCCGGCAGTTGTTCGTTCTCGCTCACGAACTGGCACATGTGTGCTTGGGACACGTAGCTAGTACCGGTGCCCTGATCGATGAGGGTATGGATGCCATCACAGATGCGATAGAACGGGAAATGGACCGGCCAGCAGATTCGGAAGAGCACGAAGCCGACCAGTTCGCAATCCGACTGTTGCGCAACGGTCATGCTCGACTCCCATTTGAAGGGCATGGACCCGTATCAGCAGCGCAGCTGACCAACTTGGCAGTGACGACGGGTAAGCATCTTGGTATTGATCCTGGACACATCATTCTCAGCTATGCACGAGAGCATGATGACTGGATGCTTGCCAACCTAGCTTTGGGTTACTTCCCTGATCAAGCCAACGCCATCGAACTTATCAAGCAGCGTTTCATGGCTCACTGCGACGTTGGCCGACTATCTGATGACAACCGGACTTACCTGCTCAATATGCAAGGATTCTAA
- a CDS encoding RelA/SpoT domain-containing protein: MSIDKLKAEYQAGALQWQRMQATTCQQLEQLLAQNDVILGVPLEGRVKSWDSIGEKLERKNLALTKLIELDDLVGVRAILLFHSELSRADELVRATFDVISGEDTGNRLTESQFGYQSRHYIARLPPAWLAMPSLRDLGALKVEIQVRTLAQHVWAAASHKLQYKHEESVPPPLRRTINRISALLETVDLEFDRVLEERTAYVQQKAVRQEEDEALNVDNLSSLLDTLLPPKNKGTIERYDQLLSDLSGLKVATIADLRKIWSKHGETALKSDAKDVARRAGKNDYQGTSEERIKRGVFRTHVGLVRRALKEEFGDAFQVKYKARKAPVVKRKAS; the protein is encoded by the coding sequence ATGAGTATCGACAAACTAAAGGCCGAGTACCAGGCTGGAGCCCTTCAGTGGCAACGCATGCAGGCCACCACTTGCCAACAGCTCGAGCAGCTATTGGCTCAGAACGACGTCATTCTCGGGGTACCACTCGAAGGGCGAGTCAAGTCATGGGACTCCATAGGCGAGAAGCTCGAAAGGAAGAACTTGGCCCTCACTAAACTAATTGAGCTCGACGACCTAGTTGGTGTAAGAGCAATCCTGCTGTTTCATAGCGAGCTGAGTCGCGCAGACGAACTCGTCCGTGCAACATTCGACGTCATCTCTGGCGAAGACACGGGCAATCGATTGACTGAATCTCAATTTGGCTACCAATCTAGGCACTACATCGCACGCCTGCCCCCGGCTTGGCTTGCCATGCCAAGCCTCCGCGATCTAGGTGCTCTCAAAGTTGAAATTCAAGTCCGAACACTTGCACAGCACGTATGGGCAGCAGCGTCGCACAAGCTGCAATACAAGCACGAAGAGAGCGTTCCTCCGCCGTTACGACGCACCATAAATCGAATTTCGGCCCTCCTGGAGACGGTTGATCTTGAGTTCGATCGAGTGCTTGAGGAACGAACGGCATACGTTCAACAGAAAGCGGTCAGACAGGAAGAGGATGAAGCTCTCAACGTCGACAACCTATCCTCACTACTGGACACCCTGCTTCCTCCCAAGAACAAGGGAACCATCGAAAGATATGACCAACTGCTAAGTGACCTGTCTGGGCTGAAAGTCGCCACCATCGCTGACTTAAGGAAGATATGGAGTAAACACGGCGAAACGGCTCTGAAGTCGGACGCCAAAGACGTTGCACGCCGAGCGGGGAAGAACGACTACCAAGGGACTTCCGAAGAACGCATTAAGCGTGGCGTATTCAGAACTCACGTCGGCTTGGTACGACGGGCACTCAAGGAAGAGTTTGGCGACGCATTTCAAGTTAAATACAAGGCACGCAAAGCTCCCGTTGTTAAGCGGAAGGCAAGCTAA
- a CDS encoding SymE family type I addiction module toxin, which yields MLTPEQVAAADAADLARQQRAPRSTRPPQHCTVGCGHAANGKRMPALRLAGRWMEELGFAIGKKLRVRVRDGELVVSLATKD from the coding sequence ATGCTGACGCCCGAACAGGTCGCCGCGGCCGACGCCGCCGATCTCGCCCGCCAGCAACGCGCCCCGCGCAGCACGCGCCCGCCGCAGCACTGCACCGTGGGCTGCGGCCACGCCGCCAACGGCAAGCGCATGCCCGCGCTGCGCCTGGCCGGCCGCTGGATGGAGGAACTGGGCTTCGCTATCGGCAAGAAGCTGCGCGTGCGCGTACGTGACGGCGAGCTGGTGGTGAGCCTAGCCACCAAGGATTGA
- a CDS encoding lysozyme inhibitor LprI family protein — translation MKTATRILVLCLALLVNGQALAYESTAQVIKRQAPKGITNAFYGCIEKAESDNIALAACQSAEKKKQDARLNAAYKSLLSKLRDTSKDNLVHAERAWLELHGTSEAFESSLYGSESVSSFQVMQNEIFRLCERANTLEGYLSVADDR, via the coding sequence ATGAAAACAGCAACCAGGATACTCGTCCTCTGCCTTGCCCTTCTTGTGAACGGGCAAGCACTGGCATATGAAAGCACCGCTCAGGTCATAAAACGTCAAGCGCCCAAAGGCATTACCAATGCGTTCTATGGATGCATTGAAAAAGCAGAATCAGACAATATCGCGCTTGCCGCATGCCAATCTGCGGAGAAGAAGAAACAAGACGCGCGATTGAATGCTGCGTATAAGTCGCTGCTCAGCAAGCTGCGTGATACGTCCAAGGACAACCTGGTTCACGCCGAGCGCGCCTGGCTCGAGCTCCACGGCACCAGCGAGGCCTTTGAGTCGTCACTTTATGGCAGCGAAAGCGTGAGCAGCTTTCAAGTCATGCAGAACGAAATTTTCCGTCTCTGCGAGCGCGCCAACACGCTTGAAGGATATCTGTCTGTCGCAGACGATCGGTAG
- a CDS encoding Dabb family protein, translating to MTDRTRRDLIVAATALAAGVVAAGSRAATSTSANKAAFPPVVHHVFFWLRNPDSKEDLAKLLAGLRTLAGIDTVRGIHIGVPAETEQRGVVDGSYSASELLFFDDVAGQNAYQVHPIHKQFVADCEHLWQRVVVYDVKAAAP from the coding sequence ATGACCGATCGCACGCGCCGAGATCTCATCGTTGCAGCCACCGCCTTGGCCGCCGGCGTCGTGGCCGCCGGCTCCCGCGCGGCCACGTCCACGTCCGCCAACAAGGCAGCGTTCCCACCGGTCGTGCACCACGTGTTCTTCTGGTTGAGGAATCCGGATTCCAAAGAGGATCTAGCCAAGCTGCTAGCCGGTTTGCGAACGTTGGCCGGCATCGACACCGTGCGCGGCATCCACATCGGCGTGCCGGCGGAGACCGAGCAGCGCGGCGTCGTCGATGGCAGCTACAGCGCCTCGGAACTCCTGTTCTTCGACGATGTCGCCGGACAGAACGCCTATCAGGTCCATCCCATTCACAAGCAGTTCGTCGCCGATTGCGAGCATCTGTGGCAGCGCGTGGTCGTGTACGACGTCAAGGCCGCCGCGCCGTAG
- a CDS encoding DUF4431 domain-containing protein: MLRHFACLFALLLAASTAANAQCLPGQPSVVRLTGVLERVTFAGPPNYESVQNGDAPETYFVLRLPAPVCVLDSDQSAISANRLQLFLEPEQYKLFRPRLGKRITLPGQLWPAETGHHHTPLMFTPARGKTD; the protein is encoded by the coding sequence ATGCTTCGACATTTCGCTTGTCTGTTTGCCTTGCTCCTCGCGGCATCCACTGCTGCGAACGCCCAGTGCCTGCCCGGTCAGCCGTCGGTGGTTCGGCTCACCGGCGTACTTGAGCGCGTTACGTTCGCAGGCCCGCCCAACTACGAGAGTGTCCAGAACGGCGACGCACCCGAAACCTATTTCGTCCTGCGACTGCCGGCGCCGGTATGCGTACTCGATTCGGATCAAAGCGCCATCTCGGCCAACCGCCTGCAACTGTTCTTGGAGCCGGAGCAATACAAGCTGTTCCGGCCTCGGCTCGGCAAGCGCATCACGCTGCCGGGCCAACTGTGGCCAGCTGAAACCGGTCACCACCACACGCCGCTGATGTTTACGCCGGCGCGTGGGAAGACGGACTGA